In Dehalococcoidia bacterium, a single window of DNA contains:
- a CDS encoding glutamine amidotransferase family protein produces the protein MQDVRRLSNPYNDDKVIAACSIFGVMDTSGRAVKGSDVIRAIANMHDRGNGLGGGFAIYGIYPEYADCYAFHIMFPDDEARKQIERFIAQSFTVIRGEEIPTRPCDAIRDPPLVWRYFLLPHGAKAGEEGDFVIEQVMKINTGFAGSFVFSSGKNMGVFKGVGYPEDIAAYFRLEEYRGYLWSAHGRFPTNSPGWWGGAHPFNILDWTVVHNGEISSYGTNRRYLEMFGYDCTMQTDTEVVAYAVDLLMRRHGLPIDLAAKVFAPPLWEQIERSPAKERALLTTLRQVYASLLLNGPFAVIIARQGEMIGLTDRIRLRPLTAAVKGDLLYLSSEESAIRLVEPDVERVWTPMGGEPIIGRLGEPLPRPDKRLETAAA, from the coding sequence ATGCAGGACGTTAGACGGCTCAGCAACCCCTACAACGACGACAAGGTCATCGCCGCCTGCTCCATCTTCGGCGTCATGGACACCTCGGGGCGCGCCGTCAAAGGCAGCGACGTCATCCGCGCCATCGCCAACATGCACGACCGCGGCAACGGCCTCGGCGGCGGCTTCGCCATCTACGGCATCTACCCCGAGTACGCCGACTGCTACGCCTTCCACATCATGTTCCCCGACGACGAGGCCCGCAAGCAGATCGAGCGCTTCATTGCGCAGTCGTTCACCGTCATCCGCGGTGAGGAGATTCCTACCAGGCCGTGCGACGCTATCAGAGACCCGCCGCTCGTCTGGCGCTACTTCCTGCTGCCGCACGGCGCAAAGGCGGGCGAGGAGGGGGACTTCGTCATCGAGCAGGTGATGAAGATCAACACCGGTTTCGCCGGTTCGTTTGTCTTTTCGAGCGGGAAGAACATGGGCGTGTTCAAGGGCGTCGGCTATCCGGAGGACATCGCCGCGTACTTCCGCCTCGAAGAGTACCGCGGCTACCTGTGGAGCGCTCACGGACGCTTCCCCACAAACTCGCCCGGCTGGTGGGGCGGCGCCCATCCCTTCAACATCCTCGACTGGACGGTCGTCCACAACGGCGAGATTTCATCTTACGGCACAAACCGCCGCTACCTGGAGATGTTCGGCTATGACTGCACGATGCAGACCGATACGGAAGTCGTGGCCTACGCCGTCGACCTGCTGATGCGGCGCCACGGCCTTCCCATCGACCTGGCGGCGAAGGTGTTCGCGCCGCCGCTTTGGGAGCAGATCGAGCGCAGCCCGGCGAAGGAGCGCGCGCTCCTCACGACCCTTCGCCAGGTCTACGCCAGCCTCCTGCTCAACGGGCCGTTCGCAGTCATCATCGCCCGGCAGGGAGAGATGATCGGTCTGACCGACCGCATCCGACTGCGGCCCCTGACGGCGGCAGTGAAGGGCGACCTGCTGTACCTGTCGTCCGAAGAGTCGGCGATACGGCTGGTCGAGCCCGACGTCGAGCGCGTCTGGACGCCCATGGGCGGCGAGCCCATCATCGGCCGTCTGGGCGAGCCCCTGCCCCGGCCCGACAAGCGCCTGGAGACGGCCGCCGCATAG
- a CDS encoding FAD-dependent oxidoreductase, giving the protein MGRQVSTRYLLIGNSAGAIAAAEAIRELDTAGPITIISDERHPAYSRPLISDYLAGHRSIKQTFLGGPGFYSKNGIETVLGTKATRLDIEGRAVELDDGTALRWEKLLLATGGSPIRPDVAGISRSGVFTFTTLDDAVALRREIDAASRVVVIGGGLIGVSVSQALVSIGAKVIIVELMDRILSAALDSQASAMVEARLREAGVKVITGRSVEQIIGARENGRRAAGVVLDDGREIACQAVVSAVGVSPRTDLVSGTAIKTRRGIVVDSHMMTSCPDVYACGDVAEVYDFARGETRPNPIWPNAVMGGRIAGHNMARAPGLPARAYEGSTNLNAFNYFGMAIVSAGIVEPPKNGGYRVLRSQTSGGRYRRVVLKDGRVVGAIFAGDIQSAGVVYGLMRAAIDTHRFEKALAAEDFSFASLPPHARQRLLDRAGIEEDGRNAGR; this is encoded by the coding sequence ATGGGAAGGCAGGTCTCCACCCGTTATCTGCTAATCGGCAACTCCGCCGGCGCCATCGCCGCCGCGGAGGCGATCCGCGAGCTTGACACGGCGGGCCCGATAACCATCATCTCCGACGAGCGCCATCCCGCCTACTCGCGCCCTCTCATCTCCGACTACCTCGCCGGACACCGCTCGATAAAGCAGACCTTCCTCGGCGGGCCCGGCTTCTATTCGAAAAACGGCATCGAAACTGTCCTTGGAACGAAGGCCACGCGCCTCGACATCGAAGGCCGGGCTGTCGAGCTCGACGACGGGACGGCGCTGCGCTGGGAAAAGCTCCTGCTCGCTACCGGCGGCTCCCCTATCCGGCCCGACGTCGCCGGCATAAGCCGCAGCGGCGTCTTCACCTTCACCACCCTCGACGACGCGGTCGCCCTGCGCCGGGAGATTGACGCCGCGTCGCGCGTCGTCGTCATCGGCGGCGGGCTCATCGGCGTCAGCGTGTCGCAGGCGCTCGTCAGCATCGGAGCGAAGGTCATTATCGTGGAGCTGATGGATCGCATTCTCAGCGCCGCTCTCGACAGCCAGGCGTCGGCGATGGTCGAAGCGCGGCTGCGCGAAGCCGGCGTCAAGGTGATTACGGGGCGCAGCGTGGAACAGATAATCGGCGCGCGCGAGAACGGACGCCGCGCGGCGGGCGTTGTGCTCGACGACGGGCGCGAGATAGCCTGCCAGGCGGTAGTCTCCGCCGTGGGCGTCTCGCCCCGAACCGACCTCGTGAGCGGAACAGCGATAAAGACGCGACGCGGGATCGTCGTCGATTCCCACATGATGACGAGCTGCCCCGACGTCTACGCTTGCGGCGACGTGGCCGAGGTCTACGACTTCGCACGCGGGGAGACGCGGCCCAACCCCATCTGGCCGAACGCCGTCATGGGTGGTCGCATCGCCGGGCACAACATGGCCCGCGCTCCCGGCCTACCGGCGCGCGCTTACGAGGGAAGCACGAACCTCAACGCCTTCAACTACTTTGGAATGGCCATTGTATCGGCAGGCATCGTCGAGCCGCCGAAGAACGGCGGCTACCGCGTGCTGCGCTCGCAGACGAGCGGCGGCCGCTACCGGCGCGTGGTCTTGAAGGACGGGCGCGTCGTCGGGGCGATCTTCGCCGGCGACATCCAGAGCGCGGGCGTCGTCTACGGGCTCATGCGGGCGGCCATCGATACGCACCGCTTCGAGAAGGCGCTCGCAGCGGAGGACTTCAGTTTCGCGTCGCTACCGCCGCACGCGCGACAGCGGCTGCTGGACCGCGCCGGCATCGAGGAGGACGGGCGAAATGCAGGACGTTAG
- a CDS encoding 4Fe-4S dicluster domain-containing protein codes for MKRIRVNEDVCIGCRLCEISCVVEHSLSRDILKAFKSESPPSLSRISVRQAKDGFLPVRCLHCPEPACVDACLTGALSRDPSSGLVLYDATRCVGCWTCVIACPFGAITPDAARQSIAKCDMCPDLDVPACVAGCSNRALTLEEAAVEAAILESVER; via the coding sequence ATGAAACGCATCCGCGTAAACGAGGACGTCTGCATCGGGTGCAGGCTTTGCGAGATTAGCTGCGTCGTCGAGCACTCGCTGTCGCGCGACATCCTCAAGGCGTTCAAGTCCGAGAGCCCGCCCTCGCTCTCAAGAATATCCGTGCGCCAGGCGAAGGACGGCTTCCTGCCCGTCCGCTGCTTGCACTGCCCGGAGCCCGCCTGCGTCGACGCCTGCCTCACCGGCGCCCTCAGCCGCGACCCATCGAGCGGCCTCGTCCTTTACGATGCCACACGCTGCGTCGGGTGCTGGACGTGCGTCATCGCCTGCCCCTTCGGCGCGATAACACCCGACGCCGCGCGACAATCGATCGCGAAGTGCGACATGTGCCCTGACCTCGATGTCCCCGCCTGTGTCGCCGGCTGCTCCAACCGCGCCCTCACGCTGGAGGAAGCCGCGGTGGAGGCGGCGATCCTTGAAAGCGTGGAGCGGTAG